A window of the Flavobacterium sangjuense genome harbors these coding sequences:
- the pafA gene encoding alkaline phosphatase PafA, with protein MNKLLPFVFLFVISNLTAQQRPKLVVGIVVDQMKTEYLYRFQSDFSENGFKRLMNDGFTFYNMHYNYMPTYTAPGHASIYTGTTPAMHGIVSNEWYSRSAGKEVYCTDDASVKTLGDGTKEEGEMSPKNLQTTTITDELRLTTNFKGKVIGISMKDRGAILPAGHFANWAFWYSKTGSFISSTFYGSTMPDWATEFNAQKGYMKYINQGWDLLKPIATYDESLDDDNPYEGKLYKVDKPVFPYDLKAMLEKNNPSILRAVPFGNDYVADFAKTAIEKESLGKDNVTDFLAVSFSSTDYVGHILGPRSIELQDTYLRLDLTIADLLTYLDKTVGKGNYLVFLTADHAGAENAQFLKDSKYDVTNLVGKELDKNLEKFSTDTFGENLVLHYDSFNLFFNKEKIKAKNLDLVTVKKAFKDFLMTQNYVKRVYTEEEILANSGADYHLNCIAKGYDVTQNGDMIVLDKPGYIEYGPTGTSHGTTYSYDTHVPLLFYGWKIPKGESHEKKVITQIAPTLSQKLKITLPNGTESQVLTEILDK; from the coding sequence ATGAACAAGCTTCTTCCTTTTGTATTCTTATTCGTTATTTCAAATCTAACCGCACAGCAACGACCAAAATTGGTAGTTGGTATTGTGGTTGACCAAATGAAAACGGAATACCTGTATCGCTTTCAAAGTGATTTTTCCGAAAACGGTTTTAAACGATTGATGAATGATGGTTTTACGTTTTACAATATGCATTACAATTATATGCCAACTTATACCGCGCCGGGACACGCTTCAATCTACACAGGAACAACACCGGCGATGCACGGAATCGTGAGTAACGAATGGTATAGCAGAAGCGCAGGAAAAGAAGTCTATTGTACCGATGACGCTTCGGTTAAAACGCTTGGCGATGGCACCAAAGAAGAAGGAGAAATGTCGCCTAAAAATTTGCAAACGACAACAATTACAGATGAGCTTCGTTTAACAACCAACTTCAAAGGGAAGGTAATTGGCATCAGCATGAAAGACAGAGGTGCGATTCTTCCTGCCGGGCATTTTGCCAATTGGGCATTTTGGTACAGCAAAACGGGAAGCTTTATTTCGAGTACTTTTTATGGTTCAACAATGCCGGATTGGGCAACCGAATTCAATGCACAAAAAGGTTATATGAAATATATTAACCAAGGCTGGGATTTATTAAAACCAATCGCAACTTATGATGAAAGTCTGGATGATGATAATCCATATGAAGGCAAATTATACAAAGTAGACAAACCTGTTTTTCCATACGATTTAAAAGCAATGCTCGAAAAAAACAACCCAAGTATTTTGCGAGCAGTGCCTTTCGGAAATGATTATGTTGCCGACTTTGCCAAAACAGCCATCGAAAAAGAATCGTTAGGAAAAGACAACGTTACCGATTTTTTAGCGGTTAGTTTTTCTTCTACTGATTATGTTGGACACATTCTTGGTCCGCGTTCAATCGAATTGCAGGACACCTATTTGCGTTTGGATTTGACCATTGCTGACTTGCTGACATATTTGGATAAGACTGTCGGAAAAGGAAATTATTTGGTTTTCCTGACAGCCGATCACGCCGGAGCTGAAAATGCACAATTCCTAAAGGATAGCAAATACGATGTTACCAATCTTGTTGGCAAGGAACTCGATAAAAATCTGGAGAAATTTTCAACGGATACTTTTGGCGAAAATTTAGTGTTGCATTACGATAGCTTTAATCTGTTTTTTAATAAAGAAAAAATCAAAGCTAAAAATTTAGATTTAGTTACCGTGAAAAAGGCATTTAAAGACTTTTTAATGACGCAAAACTATGTAAAACGCGTTTATACCGAAGAAGAGATTTTAGCCAATTCAGGAGCCGATTATCATTTGAATTGTATTGCAAAAGGCTATGATGTAACTCAAAATGGCGACATGATTGTTTTGGATAAACCGGGTTATATTGAATACGGACCAACCGGAACTTCACACGGAACGACCTATAGTTATGATACGCATGTGCCGTTGTTGTTTTATGGCTGGAAAATCCCAAAAGGCGAAAGCCACGAGAAAAAAGTAATCACTCAGATTGCACCAACCTTATCTCAAAAACTAAAAATCACACTTCCCAACGGAACAGAATCACAAGTATTAACTGAGATTTTGGATAAATAG
- a CDS encoding DUF1508 domain-containing protein has translation MSTFVISKRYNGDYKFVFASRKGKTIFTSIACKHKSDCESMILAIKENMALFAFTKVRKASNKYFFRLSKDGLVLANSRKFSTELMLQKGIDEIITYAHKAEILDFSENDFAFSDDSAVFEEGAQ, from the coding sequence ATGAGTACGTTTGTAATTAGTAAAAGATACAACGGTGATTATAAGTTTGTTTTTGCCTCCAGAAAAGGGAAAACAATTTTTACCAGTATCGCCTGTAAACATAAATCGGATTGTGAAAGCATGATTTTAGCAATCAAAGAAAACATGGCATTGTTTGCTTTTACAAAAGTCAGAAAGGCATCTAACAAGTATTTTTTTAGGTTATCTAAAGACGGTTTGGTCTTGGCTAATAGCCGAAAATTTTCAACAGAGCTTATGTTGCAAAAAGGAATTGATGAAATTATTACTTATGCCCATAAAGCTGAAATACTGGACTTTTCAGAAAATGACTTTGCCTTTTCTGACGATAGCGCTGTTTTTGAAGAAGGAGCGCAATAG
- a CDS encoding bleomycin resistance protein produces the protein MLTQINPKLPMRNKAVTLDYYVNQLGFRLFGSADHDGYLMVQKDNIQIHFFEFAALDQTENYGQVYIRVDGIDNFYQNLLDRKVRIHPNGYLEAKPWGQKEFSLLDPDHNLLTFGESM, from the coding sequence ATGCTTACACAAATCAATCCAAAACTTCCCATGCGCAATAAAGCCGTTACGCTTGACTATTATGTAAACCAATTGGGTTTCCGGCTATTTGGAAGCGCTGATCATGATGGTTATCTTATGGTTCAAAAAGACAACATCCAGATTCACTTTTTTGAATTTGCAGCACTTGATCAAACCGAAAACTATGGACAGGTTTATATTCGGGTTGATGGAATTGATAATTTTTACCAAAACTTATTGGACAGAAAAGTACGTATTCATCCCAATGGCTATTTAGAAGCCAAACCTTGGGGACAAAAAGAATTTTCGCTACTTGATCCAGACCACAATTTATTGACGTTTGGGGAAAGTATGTAA
- a CDS encoding acyltransferase family protein: protein MGLLRFLLAITVVLGHSSSIFGFQLVGGALAVQAFYIISGFYMTLILNEKYVGKNSSYKLFISNRLLRLFPIYWTVLLLTILYSVVVSIYSKGNDLGSFSYYADYWNVMSIGSFIYFVFTNLFLFLQDTVMFLSLDTASGNLFFTSNFHRHTPALYNFLMVPQAWTIGVEIAFYIIAPFLVRRKLNIIIPLILLSLLLRAVLYYHFNLKNDPWTYRFFPTELVFFLLGIVSYHAYKKLDTLSIKKIYLQLIWLSVIGATLFHSFLPIPHKDKLYLFGFFITLPFVFILTKNWKKDAYIGELSYPIYISHILLFTILKSLNIPITGSLLGITLSILTVGFSLFLTNLVTKRIERIRQKRIVPNR from the coding sequence ATGGGTTTATTAAGATTTCTTTTGGCAATAACAGTGGTGCTTGGACATTCCAGTTCAATTTTTGGATTTCAACTTGTTGGTGGAGCACTAGCTGTTCAGGCTTTTTATATCATTTCAGGATTTTATATGACTTTAATCCTTAATGAAAAATACGTAGGGAAAAACAGCTCATACAAATTATTCATATCGAACAGGCTTTTGCGATTGTTCCCAATATATTGGACTGTACTACTTTTAACTATTCTATACTCTGTCGTTGTATCAATTTATTCGAAAGGAAATGATTTAGGTAGTTTTAGTTACTATGCGGACTATTGGAACGTTATGAGTATTGGTAGTTTTATTTATTTTGTGTTTACCAATCTATTCCTTTTTTTGCAGGATACTGTTATGTTTTTATCATTAGATACTGCCAGCGGAAATCTCTTTTTTACTTCTAATTTTCATCGTCATACTCCTGCACTTTATAATTTTTTAATGGTTCCACAAGCATGGACTATCGGAGTTGAAATAGCTTTTTACATTATTGCCCCGTTTCTTGTACGAAGAAAACTCAACATCATCATTCCGTTAATCCTCCTTTCGTTGCTTCTTAGAGCTGTCTTATACTACCATTTTAACCTGAAAAACGATCCATGGACCTATCGTTTTTTTCCAACTGAATTGGTTTTTTTCCTTTTGGGAATTGTTTCTTATCATGCATACAAAAAATTAGATACGCTATCAATAAAAAAAATCTATCTGCAACTCATTTGGCTTTCCGTTATTGGAGCTACGCTTTTTCATAGTTTTCTACCCATACCACATAAAGACAAACTCTATTTATTTGGATTCTTCATTACCTTACCCTTTGTTTTCATTTTAACAAAAAACTGGAAAAAGGATGCCTACATAGGCGAATTATCCTATCCGATTTATATCTCTCATATATTGCTATTTACTATACTAAAGTCTCTGAATATTCCAATCACCGGTAGTCTATTGGGAATAACTTTATCAATACTAACGGTAGGGTTTTCTCTATTCTTAACTAATTTAGTCACTAAAAGAATTGAAAGAATAAGACAAAAGCGAATAGTGCCAAACCGTTAA
- a CDS encoding energy transducer TonB: protein MKKIITLLLLFYSIANFSQTAEKVEDNNIYNVAGLNTKPEFPGGLDKLKSLVNESYLKTYPAEVKGKVYAIFVIEKDGSLSDVKILRGVDADKAKELIRILENLPKWNPGKVKDQIVRVLYTVPLVIGK from the coding sequence ATGAAAAAAATAATCACATTACTTCTTCTATTTTATTCCATTGCTAACTTTTCACAAACTGCCGAAAAGGTCGAGGACAATAATATTTACAACGTTGCCGGACTTAATACAAAACCTGAATTTCCGGGTGGATTGGATAAATTAAAATCGCTTGTAAATGAAAGCTACTTAAAAACATATCCCGCAGAAGTAAAAGGAAAAGTATATGCCATATTTGTAATAGAAAAAGATGGTTCGCTTAGCGATGTGAAAATCCTTCGTGGCGTTGATGCTGATAAAGCCAAGGAATTAATTCGGATATTAGAAAACCTGCCAAAGTGGAATCCCGGAAAAGTGAAGGATCAAATTGTCAGGGTGCTTTATACTGTTCCGTTGGTTATTGGTAAATAA
- the lysA gene encoding diaminopimelate decarboxylase has translation MQPKELLDLAEQFGNPLYVYDAEKIEFQYKRLTNAFKVEKLRINYAMKALSNISILKLLKNLGSGLDTVSIQEVRLGLHAGFTPDRIIFTPNGVSFEEIEEVAAMGVQINIDNLSILEHFGAKHPKVPVCIRINPHVMAGGNENISVGHIDSKFGISIYQIPHVLRIVENTKMNINGIHMHTGSDILDIEVFLYASEILFDVAKQFKNLEFLDFGSGFKVPYKKDDIETNVEELGKKLTKRFLAFEKEYGSELTLAFEPGKFLVSEAGFFLAKVNVVKQTTSTVFAGIDSGFNHLIRPMFYGSQHYIENISKPKGKERFYTVVGYICETDTFANNRRIAEIHEGDILCFRNAGAYCFSMASNYNSRFKPAEVLWKNGKGHLIRERETFDDLLQNQILVDL, from the coding sequence ATGCAACCCAAAGAATTACTTGACTTAGCAGAACAATTCGGAAATCCGTTATATGTTTACGATGCCGAGAAAATTGAATTTCAGTACAAGCGTTTAACCAATGCTTTCAAAGTAGAAAAACTTCGCATCAATTATGCGATGAAAGCCTTGTCGAATATTTCAATTTTAAAGCTGCTCAAGAATTTGGGTTCGGGATTGGATACCGTTTCCATTCAGGAAGTGCGACTGGGTTTGCATGCAGGTTTTACTCCTGACCGAATCATTTTTACGCCAAACGGCGTTTCCTTTGAAGAGATTGAAGAAGTTGCTGCAATGGGCGTTCAAATCAATATTGACAACCTTTCTATTTTGGAGCATTTTGGTGCCAAACATCCAAAAGTTCCGGTTTGCATTCGTATCAATCCTCATGTGATGGCTGGTGGAAACGAGAATATTTCTGTAGGTCATATTGATAGTAAATTTGGGATTTCCATTTATCAGATTCCACATGTGCTGCGTATCGTTGAAAATACCAAGATGAACATCAACGGAATTCATATGCATACAGGTTCAGACATTTTGGATATTGAAGTGTTTTTGTATGCTTCGGAAATTTTATTTGATGTCGCCAAACAATTTAAAAATTTAGAATTCCTTGATTTTGGTTCCGGATTTAAAGTGCCTTATAAAAAAGACGATATCGAAACCAATGTAGAAGAATTGGGTAAAAAACTAACCAAACGTTTTCTGGCATTTGAAAAAGAATATGGCAGCGAACTCACATTGGCTTTTGAACCGGGAAAATTCTTGGTAAGCGAAGCAGGTTTCTTTTTGGCAAAAGTAAATGTTGTAAAACAAACCACATCGACTGTTTTTGCGGGAATTGACAGTGGCTTCAATCACTTGATTCGTCCGATGTTTTATGGTTCACAACATTATATAGAAAACATTTCCAAGCCAAAAGGCAAAGAGCGTTTTTACACCGTTGTGGGTTATATCTGTGAAACCGATACGTTTGCCAACAACCGAAGAATTGCCGAAATCCACGAAGGCGATATACTTTGTTTCAGAAATGCCGGTGCGTATTGTTTCTCGATGGCGTCTAACTATAATTCGCGCTTTAAACCTGCCGAAGTCTTATGGAAAAATGGCAAAGGACATTTAATCAGAGAACGCGAAACCTTTGATGATTTATTGCAAAATCAGATTTTGGTTGACTTATAA
- a CDS encoding glutamate synthase subunit beta: MGKLGGFKEYDRADESNLVVQERVSNYNEFTIPLPKQKIKEQGSRCMDCGIPFCHSACPLGNLIPDFNDMVHQEEWQSALEILQSTNNFPEFTGRLCPAPCEKSCVLGIISEPVAIENIEKNIVERGFAEGWIKPQPPQIRTGKTVAVIGSGPAGLAAAQQLNRAGHLVTVFERDNAIGGLLRYGIPNFKLEKAIIDRRIAILEAEGIVFKTNVNVGVNYSIKQLNSFDAVVLCGGATDKRSLPTRGIESKGVVQAMTFLTQQTKALYGETIPNQITAKGKNVIVIGGGDTGSDCVGTSNRQGAKSVTNFEILPKPPEYRSETTPWPFWPLQLKTSSSHEEGCDRNWLINTKEFISNDKGELTGLKTVEVAWKMTPGQRPELIEKEGSEKIWPCELALLALGFTGPEKTLSDQLGIEIDARNNYKAKNYQTNIQNIFTAGDMRRGQSLIVWAISEGREAAREVDNYLMGYTNLPTKGNGDLPNL; encoded by the coding sequence ATGGGAAAGTTAGGTGGATTTAAAGAATACGACAGAGCCGACGAGAGTAATTTGGTTGTTCAGGAAAGGGTTTCAAATTATAACGAATTTACAATTCCGTTACCCAAGCAAAAAATAAAAGAGCAAGGTTCAAGATGCATGGATTGTGGTATTCCCTTTTGTCACAGTGCTTGTCCGTTGGGGAATTTAATCCCCGATTTTAATGACATGGTGCATCAGGAAGAATGGCAAAGTGCTTTAGAAATTTTACAATCAACAAATAATTTCCCTGAATTTACAGGAAGATTATGTCCGGCACCATGCGAAAAATCATGTGTGTTAGGCATTATCAGCGAACCTGTAGCTATTGAAAATATTGAAAAAAACATAGTGGAAAGAGGTTTTGCCGAAGGTTGGATAAAACCACAACCACCTCAAATCAGAACCGGAAAAACCGTAGCCGTAATTGGTTCCGGTCCGGCCGGATTGGCAGCAGCACAGCAATTAAACCGTGCCGGTCATTTGGTTACCGTTTTCGAAAGAGACAATGCTATTGGCGGTTTGCTTCGTTATGGCATTCCAAATTTTAAATTAGAAAAAGCCATCATCGACAGACGCATCGCTATTCTTGAAGCCGAAGGAATTGTGTTTAAAACCAATGTCAATGTGGGCGTAAATTATAGCATAAAACAACTCAATTCGTTTGACGCAGTCGTTTTATGTGGCGGCGCAACCGATAAAAGAAGTTTGCCAACCAGAGGCATTGAAAGCAAAGGTGTTGTACAGGCCATGACTTTTTTGACACAACAAACCAAAGCATTGTACGGAGAAACTATTCCAAATCAAATAACTGCAAAAGGTAAAAACGTTATTGTTATTGGCGGTGGAGACACGGGTTCTGACTGTGTTGGTACCTCTAACAGACAAGGTGCAAAATCGGTGACGAATTTTGAAATTTTACCAAAACCACCGGAATACAGAAGCGAAACAACGCCATGGCCATTTTGGCCTTTGCAATTAAAAACATCTTCTTCACACGAAGAAGGCTGCGATAGAAACTGGCTTATCAACACCAAAGAATTTATTTCTAATGACAAAGGAGAATTAACCGGATTAAAAACGGTTGAAGTGGCTTGGAAAATGACTCCGGGACAACGCCCTGAACTCATTGAAAAAGAAGGTTCCGAAAAAATATGGCCTTGCGAATTGGCTTTATTGGCACTTGGTTTTACCGGTCCAGAAAAGACTTTGAGCGATCAACTAGGAATTGAGATTGATGCCAGAAACAATTACAAAGCCAAAAACTATCAAACCAATATCCAGAATATTTTTACTGCCGGTGATATGCGACGCGGACAATCTTTAATCGTTTGGGCTATTTCTGAAGGACGTGAAGCCGCAAGAGAAGTTGATAATTATTTGATGGGCTACACCAATTTACCAACCAAAGGAAATGGCGATTTACCAAACTTGTAA